The Psychromonas sp. MME1 genome window below encodes:
- a CDS encoding response regulator, with amino-acid sequence MADQKIVVVEDEADILEILTYNLQREGFDVVSASNGIQGLQLIRDHLPDIALLDLMLPGMDGLDICKQLRSQTETANIPIIMVTAKSEESDIVLGLGLGADDYVSKPFSPKELIARIKSTLRRGQHRVEKSSSNTQDCIAVAGLVIDSDKHKVTYLGEKVKLTATEFRLLHFLASHPGRVFSREQLMNNAYSTDVIVVDRNIDVHVRSIRKKIGEQHQFIETIRGVGYSFKDSE; translated from the coding sequence ATGGCTGACCAAAAAATAGTGGTGGTAGAGGATGAAGCCGATATATTGGAAATTCTTACCTACAATTTACAACGCGAGGGATTTGATGTTGTTAGTGCAAGTAATGGGATCCAAGGATTGCAATTAATTAGAGACCATTTGCCCGATATCGCATTACTTGATTTGATGTTACCCGGCATGGATGGGTTAGATATTTGCAAACAGCTACGTTCGCAAACTGAAACTGCTAATATTCCCATCATCATGGTAACCGCAAAGAGTGAAGAGAGCGATATTGTCCTTGGGCTTGGCTTAGGCGCAGACGATTATGTCAGTAAGCCCTTTAGCCCGAAGGAGTTGATCGCACGTATAAAGTCAACCCTACGTCGAGGCCAGCATCGTGTCGAAAAATCAAGTAGTAACACGCAAGATTGTATCGCTGTAGCAGGATTAGTCATTGATAGTGATAAACATAAGGTCACCTATCTCGGTGAAAAAGTAAAATTAACGGCCACGGAATTTCGCCTGTTGCATTTTTTAGCCTCGCATCCTGGACGAGTGTTTTCCCGAGAGCAATTAATGAATAATGCATATTCGACTGACGTCATTGTTGTTGACCGTAATATCGATGTTCATGTGCGCTCTATTCGTAAAAAAATTGGTGAACAACATCAATTCATTGAAACCATACGCGGCGTTGGTTATAGCTTTAAGGATAGCGAGTAA
- a CDS encoding pyridoxal-phosphate dependent enzyme, producing MQLVSLEGFDFYIKRDDLLNQHFSGNKARKFSYFLENNFSAIKRIIGHGSAQANSLYSLAALAKIKGWQLDFYVSHIAPWLKENPNGNYRAALALGANVIEVDKRELQQYANLDCMMRAQYAHLNEETLFVPEGGRCQQAKQGVGKLAQEINTFCREHKLNDPLVMLPSGTGTTSLFLQAALPYQVVTCACVGDTDYLRSQFAELEVNCEYWPTILQTEKKYHFGKLYPEFYTMWQKAKQQTGIEFDLLYDPLGWLTLLDYLHEHGQNRPVIYIHQGGLVGNESMLPRYTRKYPAGR from the coding sequence ATGCAGTTGGTTAGCTTGGAAGGTTTTGATTTTTATATCAAACGCGATGATCTACTTAATCAACATTTTTCGGGTAACAAAGCGCGCAAATTCAGCTATTTCTTAGAAAATAATTTTTCAGCTATTAAGCGCATTATTGGCCACGGCTCTGCACAGGCAAACTCCCTCTACTCCTTAGCGGCACTGGCAAAAATAAAAGGCTGGCAATTAGACTTTTATGTCAGCCATATTGCACCATGGCTAAAAGAAAATCCGAATGGAAATTATCGTGCGGCACTTGCACTGGGCGCGAATGTCATCGAAGTCGATAAGCGTGAACTGCAACAATATGCCAACCTTGACTGTATGATGCGAGCACAATACGCTCACTTAAATGAAGAGACGCTATTTGTTCCCGAGGGGGGACGTTGCCAGCAAGCAAAACAAGGTGTCGGCAAACTTGCACAGGAGATAAACACTTTTTGTCGCGAACACAAACTCAACGATCCTTTGGTCATGTTACCCTCTGGTACTGGTACTACCTCTCTCTTTTTGCAAGCCGCATTACCTTATCAAGTCGTCACTTGTGCCTGCGTCGGCGATACAGACTATTTACGCAGTCAATTTGCAGAGCTAGAAGTCAATTGCGAATACTGGCCAACTATTTTACAAACCGAGAAAAAATATCACTTTGGCAAACTGTACCCCGAATTTTATACTATGTGGCAAAAAGCTAAACAACAAACTGGCATTGAATTTGATTTATTATATGACCCACTAGGGTGGTTAACACTGTTGGATTATTTACATGAGCATGGGCAAAACCGACCGGTTATTTATATACACCAAGGTGGACTCGTTGGTAATGAAAGCATGCTACCACGCTATACAAGAAAATACCCTGCAGGTAGATAA
- a CDS encoding AI-2E family transporter: protein MPYFDLKEKRIAFHVIDLAIKLVVLYAIAAWCFGIISPFISPILWAMIIAVAIYPLHQKLTKLFNGKEGRAATCFALITITLIMIPTVLATGSIFDSIKSISTLLINGNLQVPAPSQSIAEWPLVGDKVYDFWLLASQNLESALIKIEPQLGQLGKQLIGLTVSGGLVILQFIFAVIVAAMLLAHSKSAQSAAKQIANRLAGEQGHNYVALAAATIKSVAQGVLGIACIQAIFAALGLVIMGVPFAGVWTLIVLFLAIVQLPPILILGPIIAYVFSVSPGTEAVIFAVWCVIVSGSDTFLKPLLLGRGVDVPMIVILMGAIGGMLMSGIIGLFVGAVVLSVGYKLLLEWLSHYKSESEKIASLSEIEK, encoded by the coding sequence GTGCCATACTTTGATTTAAAAGAGAAACGAATTGCGTTTCACGTGATAGATTTAGCCATTAAGCTGGTTGTATTATACGCCATCGCGGCATGGTGCTTTGGGATCATATCCCCTTTTATTTCGCCAATACTGTGGGCGATGATAATCGCTGTGGCGATATACCCCTTGCACCAAAAATTAACGAAACTCTTCAATGGTAAGGAAGGACGCGCTGCAACTTGTTTTGCCTTAATCACGATTACGCTTATCATGATCCCAACTGTTTTAGCCACGGGCTCTATATTTGATTCGATTAAATCGATATCTACCCTATTAATTAATGGTAATTTACAAGTACCAGCCCCGAGTCAATCAATAGCCGAATGGCCACTTGTTGGCGATAAAGTCTATGATTTTTGGCTACTTGCTTCGCAAAATTTAGAATCGGCTTTAATTAAAATCGAGCCGCAACTCGGTCAGCTAGGCAAACAATTGATTGGCTTAACAGTCAGTGGTGGTCTGGTTATTTTACAATTTATATTTGCAGTGATTGTAGCAGCGATGCTACTCGCTCATTCTAAATCGGCTCAGTCTGCCGCTAAACAAATTGCCAACCGCCTTGCTGGCGAACAGGGCCATAATTACGTAGCACTGGCAGCGGCGACCATCAAAAGTGTTGCCCAAGGGGTACTTGGCATTGCCTGTATTCAAGCGATCTTTGCGGCATTAGGCTTAGTTATCATGGGCGTCCCCTTTGCAGGAGTTTGGACCCTTATCGTTTTATTCCTTGCTATAGTGCAGTTACCGCCAATCCTTATATTAGGCCCAATCATCGCCTATGTGTTTTCCGTTTCACCGGGAACAGAAGCGGTTATTTTTGCAGTTTGGTGTGTGATCGTCAGTGGCAGTGATACTTTCTTAAAACCCTTATTGCTTGGACGGGGTGTCGATGTACCAATGATTGTTATCTTAATGGGCGCTATCGGCGGCATGTTAATGTCTGGGATTATTGGTTTATTTGTCGGCGCAGTGGTCTTGAGTGTTGGCTATAAGCTACTACTTGAATGGTTATCGCATTACAAATCTGAGAGTGAAAAAATTGCATCGCTAAGTGAAATCGAAAAATAA
- a CDS encoding DnaJ C-terminal domain-containing protein, with amino-acid sequence MTKRDYYEVLGVDKNATHKEIKKAYKKLAMQYHPDRTKGNTQLEEKFKEAQAAYEILSDEDKRQEYDDFGFQGNQFRSHGHGFNQSDMGGFQNGQGDFNDFFANMFRDQHRPRAEKGADLRYRINLSLREAINGCQKEVKFPNTDKALKVTIPQGIDEGQSVRITGKGEEGVFGGPKGDLLIQISINQDPDFQRNGADLHCFVKMSFPTAALGGTLKAPTLDGYINLKIPKGTQTGKKFRIKGKGVKPMKSHLVGDLIYEVVVETPETLTAQQEELIRQLAETFQ; translated from the coding sequence ATGACTAAACGTGATTATTATGAAGTGTTAGGGGTTGATAAAAATGCAACCCATAAAGAGATCAAAAAAGCCTACAAAAAGTTGGCTATGCAATATCACCCTGATCGTACCAAGGGTAACACGCAGTTAGAAGAAAAATTTAAGGAAGCGCAAGCGGCCTATGAAATCTTGTCCGACGAAGACAAGCGCCAAGAGTATGACGATTTTGGCTTTCAGGGGAATCAGTTCCGCTCACATGGTCATGGATTTAACCAATCCGATATGGGGGGCTTCCAAAATGGACAGGGTGATTTTAACGATTTTTTTGCCAATATGTTTAGGGATCAGCATCGACCAAGAGCCGAAAAAGGAGCGGATTTACGCTATCGGATTAATCTATCGCTGCGTGAGGCTATTAATGGTTGTCAAAAAGAAGTTAAATTCCCTAATACCGATAAGGCATTAAAAGTCACTATTCCACAGGGCATTGATGAAGGGCAAAGTGTTAGAATAACAGGTAAAGGCGAAGAGGGGGTCTTTGGTGGGCCCAAGGGGGATCTGTTAATTCAGATATCAATTAATCAAGATCCTGATTTTCAACGCAATGGTGCCGATCTGCACTGTTTCGTTAAGATGAGCTTCCCTACGGCCGCACTAGGGGGGACATTAAAAGCGCCAACTCTTGATGGGTATATTAACCTTAAAATACCCAAGGGGACACAGACAGGGAAAAAGTTCCGTATTAAAGGTAAAGGGGTTAAACCGATGAAAAGTCATCTAGTCGGGGACTTAATATATGAAGTGGTGGTCGAGACGCCCGAGACATTAACGGCACAACAAGAGGAGTTGATTCGTCAACTTGCGGAGACTTTCCAATAA
- a CDS encoding M14 family metallocarboxypeptidase, with protein MKSAKQEKKISSSQKWGQVEREAWLQQQQIQRSYQSDVVDKLKIMAAIADKQFVCEQYGTLSYDDLRYPLYIVKSAQWHGDKATILITGGVHGYETSGVLGALKFIETSLLTYTPHFNFIIAPCVSPWGYETINRWNPMALDPNRSFCQSSDCQESQALMDYLVAMESSITAHIDLHETTDTDNTVFRPALSARDAVQHSIWDIPDGFYLVGDSEKPVDAFQAAIIQGVKSITHIAAADKDGLIIGEPTTQYGVINYACKKLGLCAGFSDAPYCTTTEVYPDSATASPAICIDAQVAAITSALDYLIK; from the coding sequence ATGAAAAGCGCAAAACAAGAAAAAAAAATAAGTAGTTCTCAAAAGTGGGGCCAAGTAGAGCGCGAAGCTTGGTTGCAACAGCAGCAAATCCAACGTTCATACCAAAGTGATGTTGTAGATAAGTTAAAAATAATGGCTGCAATAGCCGATAAGCAATTTGTTTGTGAGCAGTATGGGACACTTTCCTATGATGATTTACGCTACCCACTCTATATTGTTAAAAGTGCGCAATGGCACGGTGATAAAGCCACTATTTTAATTACAGGTGGCGTTCATGGTTATGAAACTAGTGGCGTATTAGGGGCACTGAAATTTATTGAAACTAGCCTATTGACTTACACTCCTCATTTTAATTTTATCATTGCCCCCTGTGTTAGTCCTTGGGGATATGAAACAATTAATCGTTGGAATCCTATGGCGCTTGATCCTAACCGTTCATTTTGTCAAAGTAGTGATTGTCAAGAATCGCAAGCCCTGATGGATTATCTCGTTGCAATGGAAAGCAGCATCACCGCGCATATCGATTTGCATGAAACAACCGATACCGATAACACCGTTTTTAGACCCGCTTTGTCGGCACGGGATGCGGTGCAACACAGTATTTGGGATATCCCTGATGGCTTTTATTTAGTTGGAGATAGTGAAAAACCAGTAGATGCTTTTCAGGCGGCGATTATTCAAGGTGTTAAAAGTATTACCCATATTGCAGCCGCGGACAAAGACGGTTTGATTATCGGTGAGCCTACTACCCAATATGGTGTAATAAACTATGCTTGTAAAAAACTAGGGTTGTGTGCTGGATTTAGTGACGCCCCCTACTGTACGACAACGGAAGTTTATCCCGATAGTGCAACAGCCTCCCCTGCAATATGCATCGATGCACAAGTTGCCGCTATTACGTCAGCTCTTGATTACTTAATAAAATAA
- a CDS encoding acyl-CoA thioesterase, protein MDKQQRDITLRFLAEPQDVNFGGKVHGGAVMKWIDLAAYACAAGWSGRYCVTAYAGGIRFVSPIQVGSLVEVNAKIVYTGNSSMHIAIKVCACDPKLLNRSLTTHCIVVMVAVDETGNTAKVPQWSPVSDDDKRQHEAIIKLMEMRKTIGEEMQAFVN, encoded by the coding sequence ATGGACAAACAACAAAGAGATATCACCTTGCGATTTCTAGCTGAGCCGCAGGATGTTAATTTTGGTGGTAAAGTGCATGGTGGTGCGGTTATGAAATGGATTGATTTAGCAGCCTATGCTTGTGCCGCGGGATGGAGTGGCAGATATTGTGTCACCGCCTATGCAGGCGGAATCCGTTTTGTTTCACCAATTCAAGTTGGCAGTTTGGTAGAGGTAAATGCAAAAATTGTTTATACAGGTAATTCATCTATGCACATTGCCATCAAAGTTTGTGCTTGCGATCCTAAATTATTAAATCGCAGTTTAACAACACATTGTATCGTTGTGATGGTTGCTGTTGATGAAACAGGCAACACAGCCAAAGTACCCCAATGGTCTCCTGTGAGTGATGATGATAAACGACAACATGAAGCGATCATTAAATTGATGGAAATGCGCAAAACAATAGGGGAAGAGATGCAAGCTTTTGTTAATTAA
- the thiQ gene encoding thiamine ABC transporter ATP-binding protein codes for MIKFNNVTYYYEQQTFHFDFTLAKGRIVAVLGGSGAGKSTLLNLAAGFIEPSSGTIELSGKTVNTTPPHLRPLSILFQEQNLFSHLSVLDNIGLGLDVRLRLTALHKARIVAIAGKLSIDTLLERFPDELSGGQKQRVALARCFVQDKPLLLLDEPFSALDPMLRSEMVAIVKNLAEINHTTIVMVTHHIGDALAIADDYIFIEDGQVMSMDKIAMLNENNSNLAIQKYLQVS; via the coding sequence ATGATTAAATTCAACAATGTAACCTATTATTATGAACAGCAAACTTTTCATTTTGACTTTACCCTTGCAAAGGGGCGAATCGTTGCTGTACTAGGGGGAAGCGGGGCGGGTAAAAGTACCTTACTTAATTTAGCCGCTGGATTTATTGAACCGAGTAGTGGCACGATTGAGCTATCAGGTAAAACGGTTAATACAACGCCTCCCCATTTACGCCCCTTATCCATTTTATTTCAAGAGCAGAATCTATTTTCGCATCTATCGGTGCTTGATAATATTGGACTCGGTTTAGATGTCCGTTTGCGACTGACGGCACTGCATAAAGCGCGTATCGTCGCGATTGCTGGAAAGTTATCTATAGATACGCTTTTAGAACGTTTTCCCGATGAACTATCTGGTGGACAGAAACAGCGCGTAGCATTAGCGCGCTGCTTTGTGCAAGATAAACCATTATTGTTATTAGATGAGCCTTTTTCAGCATTAGATCCGATGTTGAGGTCTGAGATGGTCGCGATAGTTAAAAATTTAGCTGAGATAAACCATACCACTATCGTAATGGTGACTCACCATATTGGCGATGCTTTAGCGATTGCCGATGATTACATTTTTATTGAAGACGGGCAAGTTATGAGCATGGATAAAATCGCCATGTTAAATGAGAACAATAGTAATCTTGCCATCCAAAAATATTTGCAAGTGAGTTAG
- the thiP gene encoding thiamine/thiamine pyrophosphate ABC transporter permease ThiP has product MKRLSVILIHHKTWPGLFIAGLVFTFIVTAVSALLFYPLDINISVLFVDAYYRHITAFSFYQAFLSTLLSVGLAIPVSHALSRRHFFGKSLLLKLFATTLVLPVLVGVFGILAIYGNSGLLASLLQHIDQRLPFSIYGLNGILLAHLFFNLPFATRLLLQSLHSIPIQQHKLAAHLGLFNWQKFRIVEWPTMRQQLPHVAGLVFMLCFTSFATVMALGGGPKSTTIELAIYQAIKFDFDLQAGALLALWQILLCSVILLFVQRISRPLPLSNRGDNLAIQLFNDTCSSKYWDRFWIVAVILLVVPPLLMVVISGLNHQILHVISDTQFWKALFNSLIIALFAAFLALFAATFILICSRFWRTRGLNKRADKIEMIASLILVTPGIVISTGLFLLLRNSSDMFSLAIIVVMLVNALMALPYALKTLAQPMFQIAQQYDMLCASLGIDGWSRFKIIEWRAIKRPFIHAFSISFVLSIGDLSAIALFGSQDFKTLPLYLLQLLGSYQMQSAAVIALFLLLISVGVFSVIEKLSLKK; this is encoded by the coding sequence ATTAAGCGGTTATCTGTTATTTTAATTCACCATAAAACATGGCCCGGCCTTTTCATTGCTGGGCTTGTATTCACTTTTATCGTCACCGCGGTGTCGGCATTATTATTCTATCCCTTAGATATAAATATTAGCGTCTTATTTGTTGATGCCTATTACCGCCATATCACCGCTTTTAGTTTTTATCAGGCATTTTTATCAACGCTATTGAGTGTCGGTTTGGCTATTCCCGTCTCGCATGCGTTATCACGGCGTCATTTTTTTGGTAAATCATTATTATTAAAATTGTTTGCAACGACGTTGGTGCTGCCTGTGTTGGTCGGGGTGTTTGGCATACTAGCTATTTATGGCAATAGTGGATTATTGGCAAGCCTGTTACAGCATATCGATCAACGTTTACCGTTTTCGATTTATGGGCTCAATGGCATTTTACTGGCTCATCTGTTTTTTAATTTACCCTTTGCCACGCGATTATTATTACAATCACTGCATTCTATCCCCATACAGCAACATAAATTAGCTGCCCATTTAGGGCTTTTTAATTGGCAGAAGTTTCGTATTGTAGAGTGGCCAACCATGCGTCAGCAACTTCCCCACGTCGCTGGATTAGTCTTTATGCTCTGCTTTACCAGTTTCGCGACGGTCATGGCATTAGGCGGTGGCCCTAAATCAACGACAATAGAGCTAGCCATTTATCAAGCGATTAAATTTGATTTCGATTTACAAGCAGGGGCATTACTGGCGTTATGGCAAATACTTCTATGCAGTGTCATTTTACTGTTTGTACAACGCATTTCACGACCATTACCATTGAGTAATCGTGGTGACAACCTCGCAATACAGTTATTTAATGATACCTGTTCATCTAAATACTGGGATCGCTTTTGGATCGTTGCCGTTATATTGTTAGTCGTGCCACCACTTCTAATGGTCGTGATCAGTGGTTTGAATCACCAAATCCTTCATGTTATTAGCGATACTCAGTTTTGGAAAGCGCTATTTAACTCCCTAATAATTGCTCTATTTGCTGCATTTTTAGCGTTATTCGCGGCTACCTTTATTTTAATTTGTAGCCGTTTTTGGCGCACTAGGGGGTTAAATAAACGCGCCGATAAAATTGAGATGATAGCGAGTTTAATCCTTGTTACCCCGGGGATCGTGATCAGCACGGGGTTATTTTTACTATTACGTAATAGTAGTGATATGTTTAGTTTAGCGATTATTGTTGTGATGCTGGTTAATGCGTTAATGGCGCTTCCCTATGCGTTAAAAACATTAGCACAGCCGATGTTTCAAATTGCGCAGCAATATGACATGCTCTGTGCAAGTTTAGGTATTGATGGCTGGTCGCGATTTAAAATTATCGAGTGGCGAGCGATCAAAAGGCCATTTATTCATGCTTTTTCCATTAGTTTTGTATTATCCATTGGTGACCTAAGTGCAATCGCGCTCTTTGGCAGCCAAGATTTTAAAACACTGCCTTTGTATTTATTGCAATTATTAGGCAGCTATCAGATGCAATCGGCTGCAGTCATTGCCTTGTTTTTATTATTAATCAGTGTGGGTGTTTTTTCAGTGATAGAAAAATTGTCGTTAAAAAAATAA
- the thiB gene encoding thiamine ABC transporter substrate binding subunit: MKKTLALMAISTLFAMPAIADKLVVYTYDSFASDWGPGPKIKSAFEKQCDCELQFVTVDDGVSILNRLRLEGKNSKADIILGLDDSLIAAAKQTGLLMEHQVDSADVIVPGGWSDKTFVPFDYGYFAFVYDKQKMQNPPKSLAELVDSENKLRIIYQDPRTSTPGQGLMLWVKSIYGDKAAAAWSKLAKKTVTVTKGWSEAYNMFLNGEADMVLSYTTSPAYHLIAEQNDQYVSADFAEGHYMQIEVAAKVKSTHNPVLAEQFMAFILSEPFQSVIATGNWMYPVTNVALPSEFSQLMVPTKSLSLSGEAIEENRKLWIREWQNALIN; the protein is encoded by the coding sequence GTGAAAAAAACACTTGCCTTAATGGCGATTTCAACCCTGTTCGCAATGCCAGCAATCGCTGATAAATTAGTTGTTTATACCTATGATTCATTTGCTTCAGATTGGGGTCCCGGCCCTAAAATAAAAAGCGCATTTGAAAAGCAATGTGACTGTGAATTGCAGTTTGTAACCGTTGATGATGGCGTTTCTATTTTGAATCGGTTACGTTTAGAGGGAAAGAATAGCAAGGCAGACATTATCTTAGGGTTAGATGACAGTTTAATTGCAGCAGCCAAGCAAACAGGGCTATTAATGGAACATCAGGTCGATAGTGCTGACGTGATTGTACCGGGTGGTTGGTCAGATAAAACCTTTGTACCCTTTGATTATGGTTACTTCGCCTTTGTTTATGATAAACAAAAAATGCAAAATCCACCAAAAAGCTTGGCGGAGCTGGTCGATAGTGAAAATAAGCTGCGTATTATCTATCAAGATCCACGCACTTCAACACCGGGTCAAGGGTTAATGCTATGGGTTAAATCGATTTATGGCGATAAAGCAGCCGCTGCATGGTCTAAGCTTGCGAAAAAAACCGTCACGGTAACCAAGGGGTGGTCAGAAGCTTATAATATGTTTTTAAATGGTGAAGCCGATATGGTGCTCTCCTATACGACATCACCCGCCTATCATCTCATTGCCGAGCAGAACGATCAGTATGTGAGTGCTGATTTTGCTGAAGGGCATTACATGCAAATCGAAGTGGCAGCTAAAGTGAAAAGCACACATAACCCGGTATTGGCTGAACAGTTTATGGCATTTATACTCAGTGAACCATTCCAATCAGTTATTGCAACGGGCAACTGGATGTATCCGGTTACCAACGTAGCGTTACCAAGCGAGTTTAGTCAACTCATGGTGCCAACTAAATCCTTATCACTTTCTGGCGAAGCAATTGAAGAAAACCGTAAATTATGGATTCGAGAATGGCAAAATGCGTTAATCAATTAA
- a CDS encoding bile acid:sodium symporter family protein, which produces MNVIGKLKKEWFLVGMLIAIVLATISPGVGKSGGLIHLEKLTAVGVAIVFFLHGLGLSPAAIKAGITNWRLHIYIQAATFIAYPLLWVVFGDLLLAYMPAALAFGFCYLFVLPSTISSSVAMTSIGKGNVPGAIFNASLSSILGVFITPLLIQLFMGFEGAELDLMASIISISKLLLLPMILGQMARPLLLSFAEKHKAVVNKVDKYVILLIVYNAFCDSVANRIWQSFSIQMLVSSVIICSIVLLVMVHLVQWGARRSQFSLPDEVATVFCGTKKTLAAGIPMATVIFGSDPNLGMILLPIMLYHPIQIFYCAILANRYALQSEQAQA; this is translated from the coding sequence ATGAATGTTATTGGTAAACTTAAAAAAGAGTGGTTTTTAGTCGGCATGCTTATTGCGATTGTTCTCGCAACGATATCGCCCGGAGTAGGAAAAAGTGGTGGCTTGATCCATCTCGAAAAACTAACTGCGGTAGGGGTTGCAATCGTTTTTTTCTTACATGGTTTAGGTTTATCACCCGCTGCAATTAAAGCGGGTATTACCAATTGGCGTTTACACATTTACATTCAGGCCGCGACTTTTATTGCTTATCCACTTCTTTGGGTTGTTTTTGGAGATCTGTTGTTAGCTTATATGCCAGCAGCACTGGCGTTTGGATTCTGTTATCTATTTGTTTTGCCTAGTACTATCTCTTCTTCAGTAGCGATGACTAGTATTGGTAAAGGTAATGTACCCGGCGCCATTTTTAACGCTTCCCTGTCGAGCATTCTGGGAGTTTTTATTACGCCACTATTAATTCAGCTGTTTATGGGATTTGAAGGTGCTGAATTAGATTTGATGGCCTCGATTATCTCAATTTCAAAGTTGTTATTATTGCCGATGATTTTGGGGCAGATGGCGCGTCCATTGTTGCTAAGCTTTGCTGAAAAACATAAAGCAGTGGTTAATAAAGTCGATAAATATGTCATCTTACTGATTGTTTACAATGCATTCTGTGATTCAGTCGCTAATCGTATCTGGCAATCGTTCTCGATTCAGATGCTTGTCAGCTCAGTGATTATCTGTTCGATTGTGTTGTTAGTGATGGTGCATTTGGTGCAGTGGGGAGCGCGTCGTAGTCAATTTTCGCTGCCAGATGAAGTTGCGACAGTGTTCTGTGGTACGAAAAAAACACTTGCTGCGGGTATTCCAATGGCAACGGTTATTTTTGGCTCTGATCCTAATTTAGGTATGATTCTGTTACCGATTATGCTCTATCACCCCATTCAGATCTTCTATTGTGCCATTCTTGCTAATCGTTATGCGCTGCAAAGTGAACAAGCACAGGCATAG
- a CDS encoding transposase — MTQSRASLISLVDTPYYHCISRCVRRAFLCGEDNYSGKNYSHRRQWMVDRIRQLSDIFAIDVCAYSIMSNHYHLVLHANEAEISACSDEEVCRRWYQLYSGSEIVSRWRKGELTCAGQIEVALEIIIK, encoded by the coding sequence ATGACACAATCACGTGCTTCGTTAATTTCTCTTGTGGACACACCTTATTATCATTGCATTTCTCGATGTGTTCGCCGTGCATTTTTGTGTGGCGAAGATAATTACAGCGGTAAAAACTATTCACATCGCCGGCAATGGATGGTCGATCGCATTCGGCAATTAAGTGATATCTTTGCCATTGATGTTTGCGCTTATTCGATTATGTCTAATCACTATCACCTTGTTTTACATGCTAATGAAGCCGAGATTAGCGCCTGCAGCGATGAAGAAGTTTGCCGACGTTGGTATCAACTTTATTCTGGCTCAGAAATAGTTTCTCGATGGCGTAAAGGGGAGCTGACTTGCGCAGGTCAAATAGAGGTGGCGCTTGAGATAATCATCAAATAA
- a CDS encoding tyrosine-type recombinase/integrase has product MLFPRFGQNKHVPMDKGSVQKALKKVMAELGIKKNISPHSLRHCFATHLLEQGIDLRSLQILLGHHSLNTTAKYTQLTTLKQKDNVAALNQLTDKLPIQWEAL; this is encoded by the coding sequence ATATTATTTCCTCGTTTTGGTCAAAACAAACATGTACCCATGGATAAAGGAAGCGTCCAAAAAGCCTTGAAGAAAGTAATGGCTGAGTTAGGGATTAAGAAAAATATAAGTCCACATTCACTGCGACATTGCTTTGCAACACACTTGTTAGAGCAAGGTATTGACCTACGCTCTCTGCAAATATTATTAGGCCATCATAGCCTCAATACCACAGCAAAATACACACAACTCACCACGCTTAAACAAAAAGACAATGTGGCAGCCCTTAACCAACTAACCGATAAATTACCGATTCAATGGGAGGCTTTATGA